A genome region from Panicum virgatum strain AP13 chromosome 4K, P.virgatum_v5, whole genome shotgun sequence includes the following:
- the LOC120702088 gene encoding uncharacterized protein LOC120702088 has protein sequence MVKLGSFSKMCRPNGLGAEGGSGYEECGYTDGNHNGGGGGAPAGQSQSTDLHQADPPVTLRKEFAALRVQLHLIKALDNPSCLGYGAAGRPCSIGANRFLAHVTDGGLHHYEERPLPALPLPVLGVHRAPFPGAMVPVVVRLIVLLQVTISPEQKPKGLVSERTSGLVAQGGGCSEDYIIGECNYNDGGGGVGYFRDGDRGRAGQSQRIDPHQAEPAITAAAAALLRKEFGLLRVHIRPMETLDPSHLAYGAAGRPCAIGANCFITHLTAGGLHHYESGGHIPANDGGDSLFTAGALPFDTRKFEAIVILNTTKVRVGSTMC, from the exons atggtgAAACTTGGGTCATTTAGCAAGATGTGCCGCCCTAATGGACTCGGTGCCGAAGGAGGCAGCGGCTACGAGGAGTGCGGCTACACGGACGGCAACCacaacggcggcggaggcggcgcgcccGCCGGACAGAGCCAGAGCACCGACCTGCACCAAGCCGATCCGCCCGTCACGCTGCGGAAGGAGTTCGCGGCGCTACGCGTCCAACTCCACCTCATCAAGGCCCTTGACAACCCGTCCTGCCTCGGGTACGGCGCCGCGGGGAGGCCGtgctccatcggggccaaccgcTTCCTCGCCCACGTCACCGACGGCGGCCTCCACCACTACGAGGAAAGGCCTCTTCCCGCTCTTCCACTCCCCGTCCTCGGAGTTCACCGCGCACCGTTTCCGGGTGCTATGGTGCCTGTGGTGGTTCGTTTGATCGTTTTGTTGCAGGTGACCATCTCGCCAGAGCAGAAGCCGAAGGGCCTGGTGTCCGAGCGCACCAGTGGACTTGTTGCTCAAGGAGGAGGATGCTCCGAGGACTACATCATCGGGGAATGCAACTACaacgacggcggaggcggcgtgggCTACTTCCGCGACGGCGACCGCGGGCGCGCCGGACAGAGCCAGCGCATCGATCCACACCAAGCCGAGCCAGCcatcacggccgccgccgccgcgctgctgcgGAAGGAGTTCGGCTTGCTACGCGTCCATATCCGCCCCATGGAGACCCTTGACCCATCCCACCTCGCGTACGGCGCCGCGGGGAGGCCGTGCGCCATCGGGGCCAACTGCTTCATCACCCATCTCAccgccggcggcctccaccACTACGAG AGCGGCGGCCACATCCCCGCGAACGACGGCGGCGACTCTCTGTTCACCGCCGGCGCGCTGCCGTTCGACACCAGGAAGTTCGAGGCCATTGTCATTCTGAATACGACAAAAG TAAGGGTTGGCAGTACAATGTGTTGA
- the LOC120703613 gene encoding uncharacterized protein LOC120703613 isoform X2: MYTYRVDLLGPFTPAEALSRERSVLGPRTNRVLDALKIEYGPRGGPSTGGRGRKRKVSDPHGGKGNISKSEQASAGEGSENSVVKGTPQGGSAGQGESSPAAAMPSPHVSPSPPAAAGSPPGAKPQSIEDGEIPNPLHFLANTASLSGGSPSVCDMVMPKIDFLLRRQPEKTAEVSAKAGEAAKSREKDDNLRVQDILVNKAQMSMFNELSESFYLPGVESLLTKGGYSENCDALVAAGFKTILLGRSLKSQFLNQSIAMSKEIKALKEEGSSRAAMEKELSDLREKAASMDSLKASFDEQVLKNRELEAKVLDLEKKAECLEEDKEKLNSALRCKNDIVKGLKDNERLFDEFVKREATKINSDISTAVRLAGGYVPERDFEKADDLHSLKWARGCAKSLPGMIPEFGNLIGLLGAKGVIHSLEKAGCNHFGALSDPNFSFPSFDPRFGSSDEALQALTVYAEKYWDVQKHCMMSFVAEGSKKGYKIAYEQGKQGEWVNPFPEEFLGAGAGSTIPFLTPASADAAGGSGTAAAAGDAPAAGAGGAPAVESSPKDDEGRGEV, translated from the exons ATGTATACTTATAGGGTTGACTTGTTAGGTCCTTTCACTCCTGCGGAAGCTCTTTCTCGCGAGCGGAGTGTTTTGGGACCTCGCACCAACCGTGTCCTTGACGCACTAAAGATCGAGTATGGTCCGCGAGGTGGCCCTTCTACCGGTGGTCGTGGACGGAAGAGGAAGGTAAGTGATCCTCATGGTGGTAAGGGGAACATTTCAAAGTCGGAGCAAGCTTCTGCCGGCGAAGGGTCGGAGAACAGTGTTGTCAAGGGTACTCCGCAAGGTGGATCTGCGGGTCAAGGCGAATCCTCTCCGGCTGCTGCCATGCCTTCGCCTCATGTTTCACCGtcccctcctgctgctgctggctctcCACCTGGAGCGAAGCCTCAGAGTATTGAGGATGGTGAAATTCCAAACCCTCTTCATTTTCTGGCCAACACAGCTTCTTTATCCGGAGGTTCGCCAAGTGTCTGCGACATGGTAATGCCAAAGATCGATTTTCTTCTTCGTCGTCAACCTGAGAAGACTGCTGAAGTGTCTGCTAAGGCAG gggaggctgcgAAGTCTCGAGAGAAG GATGACAATCTTCGTGTACAGGACATCCTCGTTAACAAGGCACAGATGTCTATGTTTAACGAGTTGTCTGAGTCTTTTTATTTGCCTGGAGTTGAGAGTCTTCTTACTAAGGGGGGTTACTCCGAGAACTGTGATGCGCTGGTAGCTGCCGGTTTCAAG acTATTCTCCTTGGGCGCTCCTTGAAGTCTCAGTTTCTTAACCAATCCATAGCTATGAGCAAGGAGATAAAGGCTCTTAAGGAGGAGGGTTCTTCGAGGGCGGCCATGGAGAAAGAACTGAGTGATCTTCGAGAGAAGGCTGCTTCTATGGACAGTTTGAAGGCCAGCTTTGATGAGCAGGTTTTGAAGAATCGGGAGTTGGAGGCGAAGGTTCTTGATTTAGAGAAGAAAGCTGAGTGTCTGGAGGAAGACAAAGAGAAGCTCAATTCTGCTTTACGTTGCAAGAATGATATCGTCAAGGGTCTCAAAGATAATGAACGCTTATTCGATGAGTTTGTGAAGCGTGAAGCCACGAAGATTAACAGTGATATCAGTACCGCGGTGCGCCTCGCAGGTGGTTACGTTCCTGAGCGCGATTTTGAGAAGGCCGACGATCTGCATAGTCTCAAATGGGCTCGGGGTTGTGCTAAGTCTCTGCCTGGCATGATTCCGGAGTTCGGGAATTTGATCGGACTTCTCGGTGCAAAGGGCGTCATTCATAGTCTTGAGAAAGCGGGGTGCAACCATTTCGGGGCGCTGTCGGATCCGAACTTCTCATTCCCTTCGTTTGATCCTCGATTTGGCTCCAGTGACGAAGCTCTTCAAGCATTGACTGTTTATGCTGAGAAGTACTGGGATGTTCAGAAGCACTGCATGATGAGCTTCGTCGCGGAGGGTTCGAAGAAAGGATACAAG ATTGCTTATGAACAGGGCAAACAGGGGGAGTGGGTGAATCCTTTTCCTGAAGAGTTCCTTGGTGCTGGTGCTGGCTCTACTATTCCCTTCCTCACTCCTGCATCCGCGGATGCCGCCGGAGGTTCTGGGACTGCGGCTGCTGCCGGAGATGCCCCTGCCGCTGGGGCCGGAGGTGCTCCTGCTGTGGAGTCTTCTCCGAAGGATGATGAGGGTCGTGGAGAGgtgtga
- the LOC120703613 gene encoding uncharacterized protein LOC120703613 isoform X1: MPSPHVSPSPPAAAGSPPGAKPQSIEDGEIPNPLHFLANTASLSGGSPSVCDMVMPKIDFLLRRQPEKTAEVSAKAGEDAETQADVDVVGNDSPRHDDVALMTAAGEAAKSREKDDNLRVQDILVNKAQMSMFNELSESFYLPGVESLLTKGGYSENCDALVAAGFKTILLGRSLKSQFLNQSIAMSKEIKALKEEGSSRAAMEKELSDLREKAASMDSLKASFDEQVLKNRELEAKVLDLEKKAECLEEDKEKLNSALRCKNDIVKGLKDNERLFDEFVKREATKINSDISTAVRLAGGYVPERDFEKADDLHSLKWARGCAKSLPGMIPEFGNLIGLLGAKGVIHSLEKAGCNHFGALSDPNFSFPSFDPRFGSSDEALQALTVYAEKYWDVQKHCMMSFVAEGSKKGYKGKQGEWVNPFPEEFLGAGAGSTIPFLTPASADAAGGSGTAAAAGDAPAAGAGGAPAVESSPKDDEGRGEV; this comes from the exons ATGCCTTCGCCTCATGTTTCACCGtcccctcctgctgctgctggctctcCACCTGGAGCGAAGCCTCAGAGTATTGAGGATGGTGAAATTCCAAACCCTCTTCATTTTCTGGCCAACACAGCTTCTTTATCCGGAGGTTCGCCAAGTGTCTGCGACATGGTAATGCCAAAGATCGATTTTCTTCTTCGTCGTCAACCTGAGAAGACTGCTGAAGTGTCTGCTAAGGCAGGTGAGGACGCGGAGACTCAGGCTGATGTTGATGTCGTCGGTAACGACAGCCCCCGCCATGACGATGTTGCTCTGATGactgctgcaggggaggctgcgAAGTCTCGAGAGAAG GATGACAATCTTCGTGTACAGGACATCCTCGTTAACAAGGCACAGATGTCTATGTTTAACGAGTTGTCTGAGTCTTTTTATTTGCCTGGAGTTGAGAGTCTTCTTACTAAGGGGGGTTACTCCGAGAACTGTGATGCGCTGGTAGCTGCCGGTTTCAAG acTATTCTCCTTGGGCGCTCCTTGAAGTCTCAGTTTCTTAACCAATCCATAGCTATGAGCAAGGAGATAAAGGCTCTTAAGGAGGAGGGTTCTTCGAGGGCGGCCATGGAGAAAGAACTGAGTGATCTTCGAGAGAAGGCTGCTTCTATGGACAGTTTGAAGGCCAGCTTTGATGAGCAGGTTTTGAAGAATCGGGAGTTGGAGGCGAAGGTTCTTGATTTAGAGAAGAAAGCTGAGTGTCTGGAGGAAGACAAAGAGAAGCTCAATTCTGCTTTACGTTGCAAGAATGATATCGTCAAGGGTCTCAAAGATAATGAACGCTTATTCGATGAGTTTGTGAAGCGTGAAGCCACGAAGATTAACAGTGATATCAGTACCGCGGTGCGCCTCGCAGGTGGTTACGTTCCTGAGCGCGATTTTGAGAAGGCCGACGATCTGCATAGTCTCAAATGGGCTCGGGGTTGTGCTAAGTCTCTGCCTGGCATGATTCCGGAGTTCGGGAATTTGATCGGACTTCTCGGTGCAAAGGGCGTCATTCATAGTCTTGAGAAAGCGGGGTGCAACCATTTCGGGGCGCTGTCGGATCCGAACTTCTCATTCCCTTCGTTTGATCCTCGATTTGGCTCCAGTGACGAAGCTCTTCAAGCATTGACTGTTTATGCTGAGAAGTACTGGGATGTTCAGAAGCACTGCATGATGAGCTTCGTCGCGGAGGGTTCGAAGAAAGGATACAAG GGCAAACAGGGGGAGTGGGTGAATCCTTTTCCTGAAGAGTTCCTTGGTGCTGGTGCTGGCTCTACTATTCCCTTCCTCACTCCTGCATCCGCGGATGCCGCCGGAGGTTCTGGGACTGCGGCTGCTGCCGGAGATGCCCCTGCCGCTGGGGCCGGAGGTGCTCCTGCTGTGGAGTCTTCTCCGAAGGATGATGAGGGTCGTGGAGAGgtgtga
- the LOC120703613 gene encoding uncharacterized protein LOC120703613 isoform X3 produces MTAAGEAAKSREKDDNLRVQDILVNKAQMSMFNELSESFYLPGVESLLTKGGYSENCDALVAAGFKTILLGRSLKSQFLNQSIAMSKEIKALKEEGSSRAAMEKELSDLREKAASMDSLKASFDEQVLKNRELEAKVLDLEKKAECLEEDKEKLNSALRCKNDIVKGLKDNERLFDEFVKREATKINSDISTAVRLAGGYVPERDFEKADDLHSLKWARGCAKSLPGMIPEFGNLIGLLGAKGVIHSLEKAGCNHFGALSDPNFSFPSFDPRFGSSDEALQALTVYAEKYWDVQKHCMMSFVAEGSKKGYKIAYEQGKQGEWVNPFPEEFLGAGAGSTIPFLTPASADAAGGSGTAAAAGDAPAAGAGGAPAVESSPKDDEGRGEV; encoded by the exons ATGactgctgcaggggaggctgcgAAGTCTCGAGAGAAG GATGACAATCTTCGTGTACAGGACATCCTCGTTAACAAGGCACAGATGTCTATGTTTAACGAGTTGTCTGAGTCTTTTTATTTGCCTGGAGTTGAGAGTCTTCTTACTAAGGGGGGTTACTCCGAGAACTGTGATGCGCTGGTAGCTGCCGGTTTCAAG acTATTCTCCTTGGGCGCTCCTTGAAGTCTCAGTTTCTTAACCAATCCATAGCTATGAGCAAGGAGATAAAGGCTCTTAAGGAGGAGGGTTCTTCGAGGGCGGCCATGGAGAAAGAACTGAGTGATCTTCGAGAGAAGGCTGCTTCTATGGACAGTTTGAAGGCCAGCTTTGATGAGCAGGTTTTGAAGAATCGGGAGTTGGAGGCGAAGGTTCTTGATTTAGAGAAGAAAGCTGAGTGTCTGGAGGAAGACAAAGAGAAGCTCAATTCTGCTTTACGTTGCAAGAATGATATCGTCAAGGGTCTCAAAGATAATGAACGCTTATTCGATGAGTTTGTGAAGCGTGAAGCCACGAAGATTAACAGTGATATCAGTACCGCGGTGCGCCTCGCAGGTGGTTACGTTCCTGAGCGCGATTTTGAGAAGGCCGACGATCTGCATAGTCTCAAATGGGCTCGGGGTTGTGCTAAGTCTCTGCCTGGCATGATTCCGGAGTTCGGGAATTTGATCGGACTTCTCGGTGCAAAGGGCGTCATTCATAGTCTTGAGAAAGCGGGGTGCAACCATTTCGGGGCGCTGTCGGATCCGAACTTCTCATTCCCTTCGTTTGATCCTCGATTTGGCTCCAGTGACGAAGCTCTTCAAGCATTGACTGTTTATGCTGAGAAGTACTGGGATGTTCAGAAGCACTGCATGATGAGCTTCGTCGCGGAGGGTTCGAAGAAAGGATACAAG ATTGCTTATGAACAGGGCAAACAGGGGGAGTGGGTGAATCCTTTTCCTGAAGAGTTCCTTGGTGCTGGTGCTGGCTCTACTATTCCCTTCCTCACTCCTGCATCCGCGGATGCCGCCGGAGGTTCTGGGACTGCGGCTGCTGCCGGAGATGCCCCTGCCGCTGGGGCCGGAGGTGCTCCTGCTGTGGAGTCTTCTCCGAAGGATGATGAGGGTCGTGGAGAGgtgtga